The Pseudomonas sp. FP198 genomic interval TCCCTGGGAAACGCTTCAATAGTCGACATCTCTATCCCCAATCCGCCTGGCTGAATGCGCCTGCTACACAACGACCCGGTAGCTCCTGAGTCGGCGAACCCAGCCCGGATGATTCCTCTACATGCCGGCGCGGATTTTTTCATGCAGCTGCAATGGATACTAGATCCTTATTCAATCTGCGAGTTCAGGAAAATTCGGCTGCATGGCACGCCAGTCTCAAAACCGGAACAACGCGCAGGGCGTTTCTACCATAAGCGCGCGCATAAACGGCAAAGAAATCTGCAAATCGTGTAACTGGCGCATCACCGTATCGAAGCTCACGACTGCCTCGTGTTGTGTATGCGGCCAGTCACTCCCCCATACCAGGCGATGGGCGCCGAAACTCTGCTCCAGCAGGCCCAATGCGGCCCTGGCAAATGCCAGGTTCTGTCGATCCGTGCCCGCCAGCCGGTAGATGCCGGAGACCTTCAGCCAGACTTGGCCACTGGCGCCCAGCGCCATCAGCTCGGGATATCCCGGTTGGGCAAGGCCCGAACGGGCATCGGGGCGACCGAAGTGGTCGACCACCAAGCGGACGCCGAACGGCATCAACTGGCGAATCAGTCCCGGCAGATGTTCTACCGGGGCATGCAATTCGACATGCCAATCCAATTCGGCAAGGTGACCAAGGAACTCTTTCCACAGGGTTTCTCGAAAGTCGGGCGAGGCCGTGCCCATCAGGTTCAAGCGAACGCCGACCACGCCCAGCCGCGCCATCTCCTCCAGCTCGACTCGGCTGATATCCGGTTCCACCACCACGACCCCGCGCAATTGCTCCGGCGCCTGCCCCAGCGCGGCGAGCAGGTAGCGGTTATCGCTGCCGAGAAAGCTCGGCTGGACCAGCACTCCATGGCTCAAGCCATGGGTCTGCAGTTGGTCCAGGTATTGCGCAAGCGTAGCGTCATAGGCCGGTGTGTAGCGCCGCACGGCAGCCAGTTCCAGCTCACGGCTGAACACGTGGGCATGGCAGTCGATGCCGGTCATCGACGTAGTACAGGAATCAAGCATGGTTCTCATCTATCGAAATTGAAGTGATCAGGCCCGGGCGCTCTCGCTGGCAGGTGCCACGCCAGGCGCTGGCGACGCAGTTGCTTCCAGGCTGCGGCCGCGGGTTTCCGGCAGGCAAAGCGCCGCGAGCACAGCCACGCCGTAGGCGATGCCGGCATCAATGCCGATGGCTGATCCCAGGGACATGGAATCGCTCATGTGCCCCACCAGGAACGGGAATACCGCCGACAGCACCCGGCCGAAGTTGTAGCAGAAACCGACGCCGGCACCGCGTACATCCGCCGGGTACAACTCGTTGAAGAACGCCCCGAGGCTGGCCGGAATGCCGGCTGCGAAAAAGCCGAGCGGAAAGCCCAGGAACAACATCTGCGTGTTGCTCAACGGCAGGAATACGTAGCACTGCACGGTCACCACACAGCACAGCGCGAACAGCAGGATGTTCTTGCGCCGGCCGATGCGATCGATCAGCAAGCCACTGACTACACAACCGCACCAGAAGGCAAAGATGATCACCGCCAGGTAGCCGCCGGAGTTGAGCACCGACAGGTTGCGCTCGGTCTTGAGGAAGGTCGGCAGCCACGTCA includes:
- a CDS encoding amidohydrolase, with the translated sequence MLDSCTTSMTGIDCHAHVFSRELELAAVRRYTPAYDATLAQYLDQLQTHGLSHGVLVQPSFLGSDNRYLLAALGQAPEQLRGVVVVEPDISRVELEEMARLGVVGVRLNLMGTASPDFRETLWKEFLGHLAELDWHVELHAPVEHLPGLIRQLMPFGVRLVVDHFGRPDARSGLAQPGYPELMALGASGQVWLKVSGIYRLAGTDRQNLAFARAALGLLEQSFGAHRLVWGSDWPHTQHEAVVSFDTVMRQLHDLQISLPFMRALMVETPCALFRF